In the genome of Coxiella burnetii, the window TTTCCTATTCTTTGTATCGCATATTCCACCTTACTTACTTTTAGATAATTTGCATATTTCTCATCCTTTTTAAATTCCGATTCAAGCCAGAAAGCAAGGGCCCAGAATCCCCTCAGTGTTTCCTCATTTAAACAAGGATTATCCACAGTAAGGTTAGATAAAATAAGAAGCCTTGCAAATTTTATCCAGAGCTGTCGTCTTTTGTCGGATTGATCATCCTCGCTAGGATCCTCGTTGTCTAATTCTGTAATGAAACTACTGATTTTAGGAAGCTCATCCTCTCCCTCTAACTCGGCTAAAAGTCGACCAATTTTATAACAGCTCCTTATAACAAGATCGTATTTTCCAAGAATTAAGTTGGAATCAGCTTTTCTTAATTCTGTTTTAAGCGTGGAATCGTTCGTGTTAATCATATAGCCTCCCGAATAAATTCGATTTGATGTGATAAGATGGGACGTGGCCCGTTATACAAATGGAAGGGGCAACACAAAAATATTTGCTAATTCTAAACCATAAACATTAAAAAAATGTTAAATTTCTTTGCCATTCAGCAATGGATGAAACGCTCATCTATAGCCGAGTTTGAACGAAGCGAGTAGCCCGTATGAAGCGAAGCGTAATACGGGAAATAAAAAAGAAACGAGATTCTCATTATTATATAAAAAATAATTTACCACCTAAAAATGGGGCAGCAATATAGGTAAAAATAGAAGGAGCGTATGGAGAATGATTCCCGCATTTCGCTCACGCTGCATGCGGGCTACTTGCTATTTGCGTAGGCGTTTTTTTGTTAATCGTGCATATGCTATTACACCCCGCACTAAGCCTTAATTCCAACACCCGCTTTCGCTTGCCTTTTGGTGACCCGATTGATCGATTGATAATGTTCCACAGTGATCCGCAGCTTGTTTTGCTTGAGGAATCGCTTTAATGAGATAGCTTTCCGTCGTTAGCTGACTGAGTTGAAAAAGATAATCCCGGGATTCGTTTTCTATTTTCAAATGACTTAATGTCGCGCCTTGGTAAGTCTCATTAAGACTATGAAATTCTTCTAACCGGCTTGCGATTCTTAGCAATCCAACCTCTGCCGAACGACGATTGGCCGCCACAAGATAGTAACGGTAAGCCGGATAAGCAATCACGGTCAAAATCGCCGCCATAGCCATCGCTATGAGAAGCTCCAACAAGCTAAAGCCCGATAGATTCACCCTCATGACGCTATTTTGGATGAATTCCACTTTCCCCGATACCGTACTAATCCACTCCCAACCCTTGTCATTTTGTCAGAAATGGTTATCATTGCTGGTCTTAGGTGTTTGGGCAATAAGAATCGCCCCAAGGCCACACAACAAGGGGGTCGTTAGCTCAGCTGGTAGAGCAGCGGACTTTTAATCCGTTGGTCATAGGTTCAAATCCTATACGACCCACCATTAATAGATTTTATCTGTTGGGCTTCGCAGCCCAACCTACGCGCTGTTTCTCTGTTTTCCCCGTCCTATAGTAAAAATCTATCGTTAATATAAATATAATCGATTTTATCTATCCATTATCCTTTGTTTTAATAGCCCTATAAACTATAAACAACAAGCGTAAACTAATGAGGAGAAATATCATGGCAATTAAAATTAATGTACGGGCTTTTGATTTTGATGGCTGTCTTTTTAACGAAAAATATGTAGAAGCATTCAAGGAAAATAAAAATAAATCAAAAGATTGTCTAATTGGCGCTAATCAAAAGCTTATAGCGCATATTATGGAGGAGGTAAAAAGCGAATCTTATAATGAAGTTATATTTACGGTAGGTTCAAATAGACAATCGTTTGAATTAGATCTTTATAATGCATACATCAGCAGCCTTATTGAGCCAGAGACAGATTCTTGCTTTTTATCCTTACAGTGGCTTACCGCGGAATTTCAAGACAGATTTAAAGCTCAAGAAACATTCCCTAAAATTAACGTTCAATACGACAATTATTTGTTAGCAGACACCTATGGGAATAAACCTCAGGTAGTAGCTTTATACAAGCGGTTAATCAATGGCCTAAACTATGGAATGAAATGGAGAAAGTCACGGATGTGAGTGAAGCATTCGACGTTTACAGTAAATACGAAGACAAATCTCTTAAAAGCCAACGTTTTATTTCAGATAGCACAAAGTTAAATTTAATTTATGCTCAAACGCACAAATTTGCGTCTCTATACCCAGATGCAATAATTGCCTATGATTTTTATGACGATAGAGAGGATATTCTCAACGGGCTAGAAATCTTTTTTAAACACAATCCCGATTTGCTTCCTAAAAATCTTATCTTACGTCTGCATCATTATGATGGCGCAGCCATTAATACCGTTTCAGAAATCCAAGGAAAAGGAGAAATCGACCATCAGTATGAGTCAAGTATAAAAGCCATGCTATCAACCGAACTTTGTGGTAACGCTCTATTACGTACGGGTGAAGTTCGGTTAGCTCAAATTCTTAATGGTGATAAGCTTCTTCAGTTCAAATCGAACAGAGATGAACGTTTGATGCTTACTCAGTTTAGAGAACGCTATGGTCAAAGACTGAGAAGTGATATTCATGGATGTTTCAGCTTTTTTAGAAGTTCAAGGTTAGATTATTTAAAAGCGGACCTAACAGTAGATGAAGTTTTAAAACATGCCCTTTATGAAAACGGGGGGCGAACAAAAGATATTATCACTCAACTGGGTTGGGTAGATGAAAAAAGCAGAGTGAATTCAAACTATTCTCCGGTTTTGTTAAATGCGATGAAGCGAGTTCAGGATTTATTTGGTAAAAACCAAAGAGTCAACCGCCCATTTTATATGGCTCCGTTTCCCGGTCGATAACTTGAAGTGGCAATAATGGTCAGGCCTTTATTATCAGGGTTGTTAAAAAAACTAATAATAAAAGGCCTGATCTTAGTTTTTATTTTTTAATAAAGGTTCGTTTGTAATAATTAAAACCATCTAAGAAGTTGTTGGTGGTGGCTTGGCGGACGGTGATAGTCTTCATTTTTGCATAAGGGCGTTTTAATTCTTCAAAAACAGCCGTCTCGTCCCAATTCACCCCTGGCGCGGCGGTGTCGTAACGGGTTGCAGAAAAAACTAAATAATGTATGCCCGCCCAATAAATAGCGGCCATGCACATCGGGCACGGTTCTGCACTGCTATAAATAACGCAGTGTGACCATTCGCTGGGTTGGGATAATTTGGAATCTTCTTTACGAATGTGGCCTAAATCGGTGACGTTCAGCTCGCGAGCGGCCTTCCGGATGACTGACATCTCGGCGTGAGCGGTTGGATCATGCCAATCCACTGAGTGATTGTGATCAACCCAATAACGAAAGACTCGCCCTGATTTATCATCAATTTGGACAATCACCGCGCCGAAAGGGGGGGCTGCCGAGCTTGGCGGATTTAAGCGCCTCCTCATTCGCTAGTTTCGCCCATTTATCGCCAGAGACCTCGATGTTCTCATAGAGGTTTGTCGGTTTCAGATTGTGGGTTTGACAGGGTAATTTTTGGCATTGAGCCTTATTTTCTAAGGTGCATGGAGGACAATATCCGTCCCAGGATCGAAAGGTATTCGCTGTACCCTTTTTTAAGGGGGGAAACTGATATTTTTCTGCGGTGGGCTGAGGATCGGCGAAGCTGGTCAAAGAGAAAAGACAGAATATTAAAGCGAATATAGATAAAATAAGACCTTTATGTTGCATAAAAAACCCCTCGTTAGGAATAGTACGATTGTGAATGGGGGAGCATGAAATGCAACAGAATAGAAAACCGTCCATTGATGTCATATCATTACCACCAGCACAGCCATTCAATTTTAGGCTCATCATTCCCGGATGCGGAACCTCCAGCGCGCTTTTAGCGCGCAGCGCACGAAGTGCGCTGGGTCCCCGCCTACGCGGGGACGACGGGGTTTTTTGAAATTAAGACTAATGGAAAAACACCTAGAATGGGAAGATTTATAACGAGGTTTTGTTGTTAATCGTCATTCCCGCGCAGGCGGGAATCCAGCGCGCTTTTAGCGCGCAGCGCACGGTGTGCGCTGGGTCTCGCCTACGCGGGGACGACGGGGTTTTTTGGAAATTAAGGCTAATAGAAAAAACAACCTAGAATGGGAAGGTTTATATCAAGGTTTGTCGCGCTCTTTTTACGCGGCTATCATTTTTTTCGTTTATTTTTATACCATTCGTAGGTTTCTAAAATTTTCCTGGTTAATAAAGCTTGTTCGCCGGTGGCTAAAGGGCGTTCATTAATTTTCGCGAAGGATTGAATTTCAATGAGGCTATTGGTGTGAAATATTTCGTCGGCCTCTAAAAGGTCTTCTGGAGATAAAGTTTTTTCTTTAATAGGTATGTCGGTTTTGGTGGCGATATCGATAACTATCTGGCGCACAATCCCGGGTAATAAACCATCCTCAATTTTTGGTGTAAATATTTTCTGATGAATAACAGCAAATAAGTTACCGACGCTCGTCTCAGTTACAGCGCCTTTCGTATTTAGCATAACGCCTTCAGCAGATCCATTTTTTATGGCTTGTTGTCTAGTTAAAATAGGCTCTAAAAAATTAAGCGTTTTAAGTTGAGACAAGGGGGAATATTCGTTACGTCTAATAGCAGTGATGCAAAGAGTTGGATAAATATCGGCTTGTTTTTTATAGGGGATAGTCGTAATCAGTAAATTAGGAGAGACAGCAGATTCAATGGCGATCCCCCTTTCCGAGCTTCCTCGAGTTAATGTGATTCGTACGGCTGCTTCGTCGAGTTTATTTATTTCTAATAGGCTTTCGCATTGAGTTTTGAGTTCAAGCAAGGAAAAATTAAGCGGAATGAATAATTTCTTGGCCGAAGTCGCCAATCGGTTATAATGTTCAGCGAAAAAGAGCAACTCGTTTTTTTCCGCTTTGATAGTTTCAAATAATCCATCGCCAAACAAAAAACCTCGATCATTGGAATAAATGATGGGTGTATCAGCAGAAAGAATTTTTTTATTAAAAATAATTTTCATGGGTTTTATTAGGCGAAAAGTAGCAATTATACAAGAGATGAGAGGTTAATTGCTACTTTTTACTGATTAATGCGTCATTTTTTGAGTCGCAGGATAGCTTGATTAAGACATTGTGCTCTCTGTAGAGTTTGATTTTGCGTATTTATAATAAGGATCTTGGAGAGCTTCCGGTAAGCTGATGAAGCGATACCCATGTTTTTGATAAAGTTTGATGATATCTTCCAGAAAATAAGAATTTAGTACGTTCATATGGATGAGTAAAATTAATTTTATGGGTCTATGCACCTTCTTTTCAGCTTTTCTTTGTGCTCTAAGCGTTTGTGCCCATATGAAATTAAGATAGTGTTGACGAAAGCTGTTCAAGTATAATTTTCGTTTCTGCCAAGGAATATTTAAAAATTTAAAATTAAGCTCAAAATCTTTGCTATCCACCGTGACCGGTGCGATGACGTAATTATGCGAAAATAAATATTTTCTAAATTCGTTGTATTTTGGTGTTCCTGCCCCTTCGGCAAGATAAGGAAAACGGTAGTATTTGGGATTGGAAAGTAAAGGCGTTAAAATAGCATCGGCTTTTTGGACATCAGCAATATACCAATCTATGGGCTTATGATTTAGACTTTTGTGAGAATAACTGTGATTCCCTAGAATGTTTCCCGCTCGTTTAAATGCAAGCAACCATTCCCACTGGCCCGGCTCAATCGAACCGGCCGTTATAAAACCTGTGGCGGGTATGTGGTATTGCTCAAGGGTGTTTAAAATTTTCATGAAGCGATTATGCTCGCGACGATATTTGCCTGAATCACCGTGAATTCGGCCAACAAACGGCAGGTCATCAATGGTTAATGCGATTTCTTTAGCACAAAGAGCATTAAGGGGCAGCAGAATAAAAATGATAAAGAGGAAGAAAAAACGCCCCTGGCGGCATTTCATAAAATAGCCTCCTTGCTAATTTTGTTTATAACTATAGAAGATGAAGTGTCTTTTTTCCAAAGCAAGGATTTTGATAATCAACAGGATCGGAGAGGGTTTTCGCTGCTATCGATATAAATGTCTTCTCTTTTATTTAGCAAACGCATGCGGGTTAGCGCTTTTAAGGGCCAGTTGTCCTGAAATAGCCCCTGATATTCCTCTTCCCAGCGCATAAAGGAAACGTGCGGCTTTGTTTGTACGAACCGTTCATGGGTAAGCCGGGCAACGCCGTGCCAGAGCGCTTGAGGTTCGATGCCGTAGTGCAAGTGCAAGCAGGAGATGAGACTGGTAATAAACGGTATGCAGAATTTTGTAGCGCGCAACTTTTGGATCGCTTGTCAGTATGAGAGTTGGTGCGTCTTGAAGTAGCGTGAAATCTTGTTGTTGAAGTGTGGGCATGTGAATATAGATACCACCTAAATCACGATTAATGAATCGTGTTGGACACCCTTCTTTGAAAACGATTAAGGTATTTTGTGTATGAGCTTCTAACGCAATGCCATACATTAAATAGAGATCCAGAAAAGCATTCAAAGTGAGAGCTACATGACGTTTGAAATAATCGAAGGCTTTTTGAGGGGAAAAAATTTTTTGAGTGTGCATTACCTCAATTAAAATTGATAATTCTGATAAAGGCGAAGGGCTAAAGAGGCAGGTCAAGGGAATAATCGTTTCGTTCTCGGAAGAAAGGGTAAGGGGGTTTTGTCTTATGAGTGTGCTTAAATGGCGTTGGTCATCATCATAATGGTCAGGAATGGATTGTACATGTACACCAATTCTATCAATACAATGATAAATACTTTTAGAAAAATGGTTCTCTTTTTCAAAAATACGTTGTAGTAGGTTTCCAACCCGGGGGCTCATGCGACAAGTGCCCGGTGATATTGTTCGTGCCACACTAGTGATGCGGATGCCGATAGGCACTTTGAGATGCGGTTTGGAAGTAGGAAGGCGAGGGATCAGAGTGCGAAATGACAGTGTAGGGAGCACGGTTAAGGAAACCGTATCAAATAAAAGAAGTTTATTCTCTGAAATCAATCGACTAAATTTTTGAGGTAACACATTTTTAAATTGCCAGGGATGACAGGGTAAAAGCCAATAGTGTTGAGGATCTAGTTTTTGTTGTTGTAATTGGAAGCGCCAATTAGCATAGACAGCGGGAAAGTGTTTTTCAAAAATGGTATTGATGTCTTCTTGGGAAGTTAAACTTTCATGGTGAGAGCAATCTTTGTGTAAAGCGAGAAAGAAAATATTATAGCACGCTTGGAAATCGGGGGAATATTTGAGGCTTTCCTCGTAGGATAATCCCATTCTATTTTTAAGGGTGGGGTGTAAAGGATGACCAATAGAACCCCATTGCTCTAGAAAAACCAGATAATCAAACTTATTTTTGCTTGCTTCCAGCCAATTCCAAAAATTATCATGCCCTAAACTTTTTATCGACTGAGCTAATTCAGAACACCATTTGTGGCGGTAAACGAGAAAGAGGGCAGTGTTTTCTATGCTGTTTATAAATTCATCGTGAAATAGTTGCCAGTGATCATCGGTTAACTTGAGTGTTACGTTAATTAACGGATAGAGTACATTTAACACTGAGCTAGCGTTAGAAATTTCGGGAGCTTCTTTTTTTGAAATAATTTTTCCCTTCAGGCATAGCGACACTAATTTTTGTGCTGCCTGGGAAATGGCTTTTTCAAGACAGGATTGCATTTCTTCAAGTGAGATATAATTTGGATCATTGAAACGCTGTGTCAACGCTTGTTGAAGTTTTTTGGCAGTATCAACTATCTGCATGAGAGGTTAGTCATTCAGTTTTAAATCAACCAAAACAGGGTCAAGTTTTTCCTGTGTTGGATCAATTAAGGCATAGGATAAAATAAAAAGTTGGTCGCCGATTTCACCTTTTCGAGCGGCAGGACCGTTTAAGGCGATGATATTACTGTTCCGTTTGCCCGGGATGACATAGGTTTCTAGGCGTTCGCCATTGTTGAGATTAACTATCTGCACTTGTTCATTAATCGTGAGTTGAGCTCTTTCCATAATCGCCTCATCGATGGTAATGCTTCCTATGTAAAAAAGTTCTTTTTGAGTAATAGTAGCATAAGAAATTTTCGATTTTAAAACGGAAATTAGCATTTTTTATCCTTGGCGAAGGGAATATTATCGATTAAGCGAATGTCTCCCACGTGAACCGCGGCGAAACGCCGTTCGTTATAATCTTCAATGTAATCGACAATAATCCCTTCCTGAATAAGCGCGTTTTTAATTTCGTCGCAGGAAAGATCTGAATGAAAAATTTCAGAAAACCGTTGGGCTAATTGGTATTGGTCCTCCGTCAGTCGGCGGTTGCGCGAACTTAAAGGTAACCCAAATTCATTTCGTACAATTTTGCAGCCGATGATTTCGGTATCTAAGAAAAAGGCTTCCGCTAAGCCTTTTACCAATTGTAATTGTTGATAGTCTTTTTCACCAAAATAGGCGCGAGTTGGTTTTACAAGCAGTAATAGTTTCATTACTACCGTAAGCACGCCATCGAAATGGCGAGGTCGAAATTCGGCTTCTTGGTTGTTGATAGTGGAATTCGTAATTTTATAAGCATATTGATCGGGATAAAGAGCGTCGTCAGTGGGAGCTAAAACGTAATCGATTCCGTTTTCTTCTGCCATCGCAATATCTTGAGCTAATGTGCGCGGATAATTTTTAAAATCGTTTTTGTCATTAAATTGAGTGGGATTAATAAAAAGGCTTAATACGGTGATTGTATTTTCACATTTGGATCGCTCTAATAAACTCAGATGGCCGGCGTGCAAATTTCCCATCGTTGGCACAAAACCAACGGAAAGATCATTTATCGTTTTTCTAATTGATTGCCAATCGCTTAATGCTTCAATCACTTTAGTCATTGTTTTTCACTCAATAACAATGTGTTTCGAGATGTGGATAAGTGGAGGTTTTCACTTCCTGATCAAAATCATCTAAGGCTTTTTTTATCAGTTCAAAACCATTCAAAAATTTTTTAAGGTATTTAGGCTGAAATTGATTATTCGTGCCAAGCAAATCTTGTAAGACAAGCACTTGCCCTGAAGTCGCAGGACCCGCACCAATTCCGATAGTGGGAATGGAAATCGAGTGGGTAATTAATTCTGCTAATTCGCTTGGCACACATTCTAATACCACCGCAAAGCAGCCAGTCTCAGCCAATGCCTTCGCATCCGCCATTAATTTTTTAGCCGCAGAGGGTTCTTTGCCTTGAACTTTAAAACCACCGAGAGTGTAAATAGACTGAGGCGTTAATCCCAGATGTCCTATCACAGGAATACCAGATTTCACGACGTGATGAATGAATTTTAAATTATGCGCGTCAGCGCCTTCTAATTTAATCGCCTGTGCGCCCGCTTGCATGAGTCGTTCAACCGCATTCATACTCGTCGTTAAATCTTTTCGATAGGAGCAAAACGGCATATCGCCGATAATAAATTTATTGGGAGCGCCTCGGGATACCGCTTGAATGTGTTGCGCCATTATCTCCACGGTCGCAGGTAGTGTCGTTGAATGACCATACATCACCATCGCCAAACTGTCGCCCACTAAAATACAGTCCACGTTACTTTGGGAGATAATACAAGCCGACCAATAATCGTAGCAGGTCACCATGCTGATTTTTTTATTGTCTTTTTTCATTCGTTGGAAATCAGGGGTATTCATAGCAATCACCGATTATTGGAAATGAAGAGTAACCATAATTAGGGTGAAAAGCAAACATGGCTACAACGGTCAATTGAAATCAAGCCGCAATTTTTGCAGGTTATGTGGATGCGCTGGGCCCTTTACTGGCGAACTTTTGTTCGACCTTTTCTTCAGGGGTTTGCGTTTTGTGAGATGGCTGCCAGAAGGGTGAGCGCAACCATGAATTGCTGGATGTGGGTGGGGCGGATAAAGGTTTTATATTATTGATCCAGCTCTCTACGTCTTTAACCCTAATTGAAGGCTGGTCCCAGTTTGCGCGGGGAGCCTTATACCCGCTGTAAGATTGTAGCACTTTAGATAGTTCTGTGTTTTGAGTCGTATGCTTTTCAAGCAGCTTATAATAATAATCCTTACCCCCCAGATGAGAGTGGTTCCCATAAAATAGGGGCTGAAATAGTTCCACTAGATCTTTATTCAAAAGAGGCAAAATTCTTATCATAAGAAAATGAGTTAAAAATACCTTTACGCGAATAGCCGCCTCTTTATCAGAAGAAGTGGAGTCGTTATAATACAAACCCTCTATCCAGCCTTTTATTGTTTGTATTACTATTTCAGGTTCTTTGTTTTTAAGTACTTTTATATCTTGCACAAACTCACCCCATAATGAGGGGATTTCTTTTTTCAGATTTTGTTCTGATTCCCATTCATTTATCACAGTTGGGATTCCATTTATAGACAATTTTTTTGTAGTTACTTCTTTTGTGAGATTTTCAGCAAGCGTTTGCATTTTCTCTTTCGGCGTTTTTTCTATTTGTTTTTCTTCGGGTTGAGGGGGAGCGATGATGAGATTTTTTGCTTGACTCAGATCAAGAGTGATAGTTGTATCATACACTGTCTTTAGATCCGTTTTCTGAGGAGGGTTTTTGAACCAAGATTGAATGGTGGAAGGCGTTGATAAAATTAGAGAATCGCTCTTTAAACTTTGTAATACCTGTTGGAGTTCATTTGGCACCGTATCCGTTTCAGAGGTTTTCACCAGGATGGCGTCAATTGTTCTAAAAAGTTGAGAATTATCCTGTACAAGCAATTCTGTAAGGGCTGAATGCGGGATGAAATGAATGGTACAGGATTCCCAGGCAAGGCCTGGTCGGCGTCTTAAACCTTCATAAAATGAGGTGCGCTTGAAAGTCAATGTTTCAATGGGTTGAGTCTCGGAATACTCAAAATCCGTTGCGTTCAGATGGTAGCGTAATGTCCTCAGGAGGCTTATCAGTGGATATTGGCCAGTTTCACCATGATTTTCAAATGCAGTCTTTATTGCCTCTGATTCTGCTTTTGGCTCTCCTAAAATCTTGTGTAAGTTTTCAATCTGGCTAGATAAGCTTTGATCGCCGATCAGAGTGACTTTATTGCAATTTGGGAATAAGAGAGTTAGCTCATGAGGTTTAGAATCAACGACAGTGGGTGAATAGATTACGCCTTCCATTATTGATTTATTGCCAAGAGGGGTGCTGTCGGGTGGTGCTCCCTTGTAGTGCGGAGAAAATATTGAACGACAATTACATAAGGCGTTAAATCACTGTATTCGTTGTTGTTGATTTATAATCGTATTCCTCAGCTATCACTCACTTTTTGCTTAGCGCTAACCATTAACAATGTCTATATTTTACACAGATCCAGGTTCGGTTTGAAGGACTGGTTTGTCGTATTTCGCTCGCGTATGGGCTGCCATTTATGCGCTCGCTTCTGAATCGACAGAGTCTAGTGTATTGGCTTGATGGGTCTGTGCCGAAATTTGCGGCAGGCGGGATTTAACGGCGAGATACAAGCTGACCAAACTAAAAAGCGCGATGACGATGAAATCCCACCC includes:
- a CDS encoding CBU_0425 family Dot/Icm T4SS effector, producing MEGVIYSPTVVDSKPHELTLLFPNCNKVTLIGDQSLSSQIENLHKILGEPKAESEAIKTAFENHGETGQYPLISLLRTLRYHLNATDFEYSETQPIETLTFKRTSFYEGLRRRPGLAWESCTIHFIPHSALTELLVQDNSQLFRTIDAILVKTSETDTVPNELQQVLQSLKSDSLILSTPSTIQSWFKNPPQKTDLKTVYDTTITLDLSQAKNLIIAPPQPEEKQIEKTPKEKMQTLAENLTKEVTTKKLSINGIPTVINEWESEQNLKKEIPSLWGEFVQDIKVLKNKEPEIVIQTIKGWIEGLYYNDSTSSDKEAAIRVKVFLTHFLMIRILPLLNKDLVELFQPLFYGNHSHLGGKDYYYKLLEKHTTQNTELSKVLQSYSGYKAPRANWDQPSIRVKDVESWINNIKPLSAPPTSSNSWLRSPFWQPSHKTQTPEEKVEQKFASKGPSAST
- a CDS encoding nucleoside deaminase: MRRRLNPPSSAAPPFGAVIVQIDDKSGRVFRYWVDHNHSVDWHDPTAHAEMSVIRKAARELNVTDLGHIRKEDSKLSQPSEWSHCVIYSSAEPCPMCMAAIYWAGIHYLVFSATRYDTAAPGVNWDETAVFEELKRPYAKMKTITVRQATTNNFLDGFNYYKRTFIKK
- a CDS encoding aminodeoxychorismate lyase; amino-acid sequence: MKIIFNKKILSADTPIIYSNDRGFLFGDGLFETIKAEKNELLFFAEHYNRLATSAKKLFIPLNFSLLELKTQCESLLEINKLDEAAVRITLTRGSSERGIAIESAVSPNLLITTIPYKKQADIYPTLCITAIRRNEYSPLSQLKTLNFLEPILTRQQAIKNGSAEGVMLNTKGAVTETSVGNLFAVIHQKIFTPKIEDGLLPGIVRQIVIDIATKTDIPIKEKTLSPEDLLEADEIFHTNSLIEIQSFAKINERPLATGEQALLTRKILETYEWYKNKRKK
- the panC gene encoding pantoate--beta-alanine ligase; this translates as MTKVIEALSDWQSIRKTINDLSVGFVPTMGNLHAGHLSLLERSKCENTITVLSLFINPTQFNDKNDFKNYPRTLAQDIAMAEENGIDYVLAPTDDALYPDQYAYKITNSTINNQEAEFRPRHFDGVLTVVMKLLLLVKPTRAYFGEKDYQQLQLVKGLAEAFFLDTEIIGCKIVRNEFGLPLSSRNRRLTEDQYQLAQRFSEIFHSDLSCDEIKNALIQEGIIVDYIEDYNERRFAAVHVGDIRLIDNIPFAKDKKC
- a CDS encoding polysaccharide deacetylase family protein yields the protein MKCRQGRFFFLFIIFILLPLNALCAKEIALTIDDLPFVGRIHGDSGKYRREHNRFMKILNTLEQYHIPATGFITAGSIEPGQWEWLLAFKRAGNILGNHSYSHKSLNHKPIDWYIADVQKADAILTPLLSNPKYYRFPYLAEGAGTPKYNEFRKYLFSHNYVIAPVTVDSKDFELNFKFLNIPWQKRKLYLNSFRQHYLNFIWAQTLRAQRKAEKKVHRPIKLILLIHMNVLNSYFLEDIIKLYQKHGYRFISLPEALQDPYYKYAKSNSTESTMS
- a CDS encoding type IV pilin protein yields the protein MEFIQNSVMRVNLSGFSLLELLIAMAMAAILTVIAYPAYRYYLVAANRRSAEVGLLRIASRLEEFHSLNETYQGATLSHLKIENESRDYLFQLSQLTTESYLIKAIPQAKQAADHCGTLSIDQSGHQKASESGCWN
- the panB gene encoding 3-methyl-2-oxobutanoate hydroxymethyltransferase, giving the protein MIAMNTPDFQRMKKDNKKISMVTCYDYWSACIISQSNVDCILVGDSLAMVMYGHSTTLPATVEIMAQHIQAVSRGAPNKFIIGDMPFCSYRKDLTTSMNAVERLMQAGAQAIKLEGADAHNLKFIHHVVKSGIPVIGHLGLTPQSIYTLGGFKVQGKEPSAAKKLMADAKALAETGCFAVVLECVPSELAELITHSISIPTIGIGAGPATSGQVLVLQDLLGTNNQFQPKYLKKFLNGFELIKKALDDFDQEVKTSTYPHLETHCY
- the panD gene encoding aspartate 1-decarboxylase, producing MLISVLKSKISYATITQKELFYIGSITIDEAIMERAQLTINEQVQIVNLNNGERLETYVIPGKRNSNIIALNGPAARKGEIGDQLFILSYALIDPTQEKLDPVLVDLKLND